A genomic stretch from Nitrospira sp. includes:
- the traN gene encoding conjugal transfer protein TraN — MKRMLMGICLAICLVCGVVEARADCSGIDDLYLKAKCEVEGQKASGLIGGGILAPNMTRVPQYSGTPGCVTAGCSGAAEEKYYDDPGSLSTAGGTAAGSDERYTKIRQSRVDRDGWDLRTSGAVTTAQSAAETLPPDSIPCGSQDSSVPFCVDTNTPPNQNLALAATWLSMTKNVEEDWDPDRLRIFTGKRSTCDFSTIGRSLINCCDSDPDKLIGKCSEEEIALARDKQDWKAHLIGTHCVDKG, encoded by the coding sequence ATGAAGCGCATGCTCATGGGGATTTGCCTCGCGATCTGTCTGGTGTGTGGTGTCGTGGAGGCCCGCGCAGATTGCAGTGGGATTGATGATCTCTACCTCAAAGCAAAGTGCGAGGTGGAGGGGCAAAAGGCCTCAGGCTTGATTGGTGGGGGGATTTTGGCGCCGAACATGACAAGAGTACCGCAGTACTCAGGAACGCCGGGCTGTGTCACGGCAGGGTGTTCTGGGGCTGCCGAAGAGAAGTATTACGATGATCCTGGAAGTTTGAGTACGGCTGGCGGAACGGCCGCCGGTAGCGATGAGAGGTACACCAAAATACGGCAGAGCAGGGTGGACCGTGATGGATGGGACCTACGGACGAGCGGTGCAGTGACGACAGCTCAATCCGCAGCGGAGACCCTGCCGCCGGATTCCATCCCATGCGGCAGCCAGGATAGTTCAGTGCCTTTTTGCGTGGATACCAACACTCCCCCAAATCAGAATTTGGCGTTAGCGGCAACCTGGTTATCGATGACGAAGAATGTCGAAGAGGATTGGGATCCGGACCGGCTGCGAATCTTCACGGGCAAAAGGAGCACCTGTGATTTCAGCACGATCGGGCGCTCGCTGATCAATTGCTGTGATTCGGACCCAGACAAATTGATTGGGAAATGCTCTGAGGAGGAGATCGCGCTAGCGCGTGATAAACAGGATTGGAAGGCCCATTTGATTGGAACACATTGCGTGGATAAAGGG